Proteins encoded together in one Planctomyces sp. SH-PL14 window:
- a CDS encoding alkaline phosphatase family protein — protein sequence MLRPIPLSRLVLSVVASLAWLASATLLATEPDRDRCVVLISVDGLAGYYFDDPRAQMPTIRELAKNGAWSDEMTCSFPTVTWPNHTTLVTGAHPARHGVLGNNFLDRETAKPVGLIVDPVFDKDEIVRVPTIYDAAHQAGLATAGVLWPATRNAKSFDWSVPDMGEDNWARYGTPSWLEELRQAGIPVDSHAAWCKDKVCGVMRDWLYSRMADHVLMVHAPNLLLVHLIELDHTQHTFGPKTPEAYWAVNQADTRVRDIVESVRKSKHADKTTIIVTSDHGFRPIAKDIRPNVLFRTQKLADAAPDARPVVKSVAQGGGCMVYILDPAKQAELLPKLRDVLAKVEGVTAVVEPKDFEKFGVAAPEQDPHAPDVWLSAESGYCFTDSAEGEDLVVPRPAPGGTHGYLPNHPDLYGTFVISGYGVAPAKDLGPIRNIDVAPTMAELLKVKLPTAEGTVLKAALAP from the coding sequence ATGCTTCGTCCGATCCCGCTTTCACGGTTGGTTCTGTCTGTCGTCGCCTCTCTGGCCTGGCTCGCCTCCGCGACGCTCCTCGCGACCGAGCCGGATCGGGATCGGTGCGTCGTGCTCATCAGCGTCGACGGACTGGCGGGCTACTACTTCGACGATCCGCGGGCCCAGATGCCGACGATCCGCGAGCTGGCGAAGAACGGCGCCTGGTCCGATGAGATGACCTGCTCATTCCCGACCGTCACCTGGCCCAATCACACGACGCTCGTGACCGGGGCCCACCCGGCCCGCCACGGCGTCCTGGGGAACAACTTCCTCGACCGCGAGACCGCCAAGCCGGTCGGACTGATCGTCGATCCGGTGTTCGACAAGGACGAGATCGTCCGCGTACCGACGATCTACGATGCGGCCCATCAGGCGGGACTGGCGACCGCAGGGGTTCTCTGGCCGGCGACGCGGAACGCGAAGTCGTTCGACTGGAGCGTGCCGGATATGGGCGAGGACAACTGGGCCAGGTACGGCACTCCCTCCTGGCTGGAAGAGCTCCGGCAGGCGGGCATTCCGGTCGATTCGCACGCCGCGTGGTGCAAGGACAAGGTCTGCGGCGTCATGCGGGACTGGCTCTACAGCCGCATGGCGGACCACGTGCTGATGGTCCATGCTCCCAACCTGCTGCTCGTCCACCTGATCGAGCTCGACCATACGCAGCACACCTTCGGCCCCAAGACGCCGGAGGCCTACTGGGCGGTCAATCAGGCGGACACGCGGGTCCGGGACATCGTCGAATCGGTCCGGAAGTCGAAGCACGCCGACAAGACGACGATCATCGTCACGAGCGACCACGGCTTCCGGCCGATCGCGAAGGACATCCGCCCGAACGTCCTGTTCAGGACGCAGAAGCTGGCGGACGCCGCGCCGGACGCCCGGCCGGTGGTGAAAAGCGTGGCCCAGGGGGGTGGGTGCATGGTCTACATCCTCGATCCCGCCAAGCAGGCGGAGCTGCTGCCCAAGCTCCGCGATGTGCTGGCGAAGGTGGAAGGGGTGACGGCGGTCGTGGAGCCCAAGGACTTCGAGAAGTTTGGCGTCGCGGCGCCGGAGCAGGATCCGCATGCGCCGGACGTCTGGCTCTCGGCGGAATCGGGGTATTGCTTCACGGACTCGGCTGAAGGGGAGGACCTGGTGGTTCCTCGTCCTGCGCCCGGGGGGACGCATGGGTATCTGCCGAACCATCCGGATCTGTATGGGACGTTCGTGATCTCCGGTTATGGGGTGGCGCCGGCGAAGGATCTGGGCCCGATCCGGAACATCGATGTTGCGCCGACGATGGCGGAGCTGCTCAAGGTGAAGCTGCCGACGGCTGAGGGAACGGTGCTGAAGGCCGCGCTCGCCCCGTAG
- the plsY gene encoding glycerol-3-phosphate 1-O-acyltransferase PlsY yields the protein MTVPPLLADSLPAGATTTIAMWLCPILGHFLGAIPVGLLLGFAKGVDIRQHGSGNIGATNAARVLGWKWGIVALVLDALKGLLPVLAARVLTRDSPNSIHVQVVTGIFAILGHMFPVWLGFRGGKGVATGLGVALVLSPISSLFALAAYLLMFAVTRVSSMGSLVAALTFPTVEWIRTGSNMFSSEHWSLGVFSLAIPALIILRHRSNIVRMIRGQEGALKAPAAEPPAAEPPKQNG from the coding sequence ATGACTGTCCCCCCGCTCCTCGCCGATTCCCTCCCCGCCGGCGCCACGACCACCATCGCGATGTGGCTGTGTCCCATTCTCGGTCACTTCCTGGGGGCGATCCCGGTGGGACTCCTGCTCGGCTTCGCCAAAGGGGTCGATATCCGTCAGCACGGCAGCGGAAACATCGGCGCCACGAACGCCGCCCGCGTTCTCGGCTGGAAGTGGGGGATTGTCGCTCTCGTTCTCGATGCGCTGAAGGGGCTCCTTCCCGTCCTCGCCGCCCGCGTCCTGACCCGCGACTCGCCGAACTCGATCCACGTCCAGGTGGTGACCGGCATCTTCGCCATCCTGGGGCACATGTTTCCGGTCTGGCTCGGGTTCCGCGGCGGAAAGGGAGTGGCGACCGGTCTGGGGGTGGCGCTCGTGCTGTCACCGATCAGCAGCCTCTTCGCCCTGGCCGCGTATCTCCTGATGTTCGCCGTGACGCGCGTCTCCTCGATGGGCTCGCTCGTCGCCGCCCTCACGTTTCCGACCGTCGAGTGGATCCGCACCGGCTCGAACATGTTCTCCTCCGAGCACTGGAGCCTCGGCGTCTTCAGCCTCGCCATCCCAGCCCTCATCATCCTCCGCCATCGCTCCAATATCGTTCGAATGATTCGGGGCCAGGAGGGGGCGCTCAAGGCTCCGGCGGCTGAGCCTCCGGCTGCCGAGCCCCCGAAGCAGAACGGCTGA
- a CDS encoding DUF1559 domain-containing protein, with amino-acid sequence MRSLSVRSTALACALFLIGCDKPAGNAPAPPAPPSTPAPPVPPTVPAAPVPPPSPPASPPAATTLAVPMPTPPGSTAPAVPMPTPPAGAPAAGANPLPEPKSTSETKPASEPKLTAVAAPAKEPASGPPAEAAPLKAASTPPAAQVVAQANPPAAPRDVPVPDLSALPEVRLLGDDAVAVAVIRLDRLRQWPVFDVLRKAGAFREPERMMQPVGLTVDDFVRAAVVVDQDLVNLVAQQAGLTVQLDEGVKALQEREEIRNTLKMIAISFHNYHETFGKFPRANGGADGKQTGLSWRVYMLPYLGHAALYNQFHTDEPWDSEHNKTLIEKMPAMFRSPGVDAPDKTSYHVFTGKGSLFDGETGIGLRDITDGTSNTLLAVVSGPDTAEIWTKPGGLPFDAAKPKENKAALGELPEGVIQAVFADGAVRPLPVEIEPQTLTNLIQRNDGNVVDVPDVGPGMGRSRHEPMPTFVVTFGKDLDRGQMDKVSRGGIDVDGEKLYVGPGIAVWIAGDRTAVMGMQSSVEKMIRDRKTKRAAPPVAARLLNLGADASLAVDLRSQSELLEQVAARNPLLGIIQQVESLLLEANVTKPVGQTLLELVVMTADEESAKALSQIVTPALKAAKQQYQQLRIPTPAPEMKSGKDLADKTVASAEITQKESRVALRIPVPEGFATLPDLLKPAVEAAGAAAERSQRMNNLKMVGLAFHNFHDVYGKFPGAGRAPEKNAALSWRVHLLPFLDQAPLYEQFHLDEAWDSEHNKTLIEKMPALFKVKGVDKPGMTTLHVFTGKGAPFAEDRTPEIREFTDGTSNTILVVQAAPDTAQIWTKPGGLDFDPKKPLESLGKLPEEFFLTLFADGAVRTVAKSIDLETLRRLIEFQDGEPLDNF; translated from the coding sequence ATGCGCTCTCTTTCGGTCCGCTCCACGGCCCTGGCCTGTGCGCTCTTCCTGATCGGCTGCGACAAGCCGGCCGGCAACGCGCCCGCTCCTCCCGCTCCCCCGTCGACGCCGGCACCACCCGTCCCGCCGACCGTCCCCGCCGCCCCGGTTCCACCCCCCTCTCCGCCGGCCTCTCCGCCGGCGGCGACGACTCTCGCTGTCCCGATGCCGACCCCGCCGGGATCAACCGCGCCGGCGGTCCCCATGCCCACTCCACCGGCCGGCGCTCCCGCTGCCGGCGCCAATCCGCTGCCGGAGCCGAAGTCGACCTCCGAAACAAAGCCGGCCTCAGAGCCCAAACTGACCGCGGTCGCCGCACCGGCCAAAGAGCCGGCCAGCGGACCACCGGCCGAGGCGGCTCCCCTCAAGGCCGCCTCGACTCCTCCCGCGGCTCAGGTCGTCGCTCAGGCCAATCCTCCCGCGGCCCCGCGAGACGTTCCTGTTCCGGACCTCTCGGCCCTCCCCGAAGTCCGGCTCCTCGGCGATGACGCGGTCGCCGTGGCGGTCATCCGTCTCGACCGCCTCCGCCAGTGGCCGGTGTTCGACGTCCTGCGGAAGGCCGGCGCCTTTCGCGAACCCGAACGCATGATGCAGCCGGTCGGCCTGACCGTCGACGACTTCGTGCGGGCCGCGGTGGTCGTGGACCAGGACCTCGTCAACCTGGTGGCTCAGCAGGCCGGGCTGACCGTCCAGCTGGACGAAGGGGTGAAAGCTCTTCAAGAGCGCGAGGAGATCCGCAATACCCTCAAGATGATCGCGATCAGCTTTCACAACTACCACGAGACGTTCGGCAAGTTCCCGCGGGCCAACGGAGGCGCCGACGGCAAGCAAACGGGGCTCAGCTGGCGCGTCTACATGCTCCCTTACCTGGGGCACGCGGCGCTCTACAACCAGTTCCATACCGACGAGCCCTGGGACAGCGAACACAACAAGACGCTGATCGAGAAGATGCCGGCGATGTTCCGCTCGCCGGGCGTCGACGCCCCTGACAAGACGTCCTACCACGTCTTCACCGGGAAGGGGTCGCTCTTCGACGGCGAGACCGGAATCGGGTTGCGGGACATCACCGACGGGACATCGAACACCCTCCTGGCGGTCGTTTCCGGTCCGGACACCGCCGAGATCTGGACCAAGCCGGGCGGGCTTCCGTTCGATGCCGCGAAGCCGAAGGAGAACAAGGCGGCTCTCGGCGAGCTCCCCGAGGGAGTCATCCAGGCGGTCTTCGCCGACGGCGCCGTGCGGCCCCTCCCGGTCGAGATCGAGCCCCAGACCTTGACCAACCTCATCCAGAGAAACGACGGCAACGTGGTCGACGTTCCCGACGTCGGGCCGGGAATGGGACGCTCGCGGCATGAGCCGATGCCGACCTTCGTTGTCACCTTCGGCAAGGATCTCGACCGGGGTCAGATGGACAAGGTCTCGCGCGGCGGTATCGACGTCGATGGCGAGAAGCTCTACGTCGGCCCTGGCATCGCCGTCTGGATTGCCGGGGACCGCACGGCCGTGATGGGAATGCAGTCCAGCGTCGAGAAGATGATCCGCGATCGCAAGACGAAGCGCGCCGCCCCGCCGGTCGCCGCGCGGCTGCTCAACCTGGGGGCCGACGCTTCGCTCGCGGTCGATCTTCGTTCGCAGTCGGAACTGCTGGAGCAGGTCGCGGCCCGGAACCCGCTGCTCGGGATCATCCAGCAGGTCGAATCGCTCCTCCTGGAAGCGAACGTCACGAAGCCGGTCGGTCAGACGCTCCTCGAGCTGGTTGTGATGACCGCGGATGAGGAGTCGGCCAAGGCCCTCTCGCAGATCGTGACTCCCGCCCTCAAGGCGGCCAAGCAGCAGTACCAGCAGCTGCGGATTCCGACCCCCGCTCCAGAGATGAAGTCCGGCAAGGACCTGGCGGACAAGACGGTCGCCTCGGCGGAGATCACGCAGAAGGAATCCCGCGTCGCGCTGCGGATTCCGGTTCCCGAAGGCTTCGCGACCCTGCCGGACCTCCTGAAGCCGGCCGTGGAGGCGGCCGGGGCCGCGGCCGAGCGGTCCCAGCGGATGAACAATCTCAAGATGGTCGGTCTGGCCTTCCATAACTTCCACGATGTCTACGGAAAGTTCCCGGGGGCCGGCCGGGCACCGGAGAAGAACGCGGCCCTCAGCTGGCGGGTGCACCTCCTCCCGTTCCTGGACCAGGCGCCCCTTTATGAGCAGTTCCATCTCGACGAGGCGTGGGACAGCGAACACAACAAGACGCTGATTGAGAAGATGCCGGCCCTCTTTAAGGTGAAGGGAGTCGACAAGCCCGGCATGACGACGCTGCACGTCTTCACCGGCAAGGGCGCTCCCTTCGCGGAGGACCGCACGCCCGAGATCCGCGAGTTCACCGACGGAACGTCGAACACCATCCTCGTGGTCCAGGCGGCTCCCGACACGGCCCAGATCTGGACGAAACCGGGCGGGCTCGACTTCGATCCCAAGAAGCCGCTGGAATCGCTGGGCAAATTGCCGGAAGAGTTCTTTCTCACGCTCTTTGCCGACGGCGCCGTCCGCACGGTCGCCAAGAGCATCGATCTGGAGACGCTGCGGCGGCTCATCGAGTTTCAGGACGGCGAACCGCTGGACAACTTCTAG
- a CDS encoding cation acetate symporter, protein MIYEPSFVAVAIFGLFVAFTLGLSFYLGGKAKSAQGYFAAHGQIPWFVNGIAFAGDYLSAASFLGICGMIAFYGYDGFLYSIGYLAGWIVALFVIAEPMKALGKFTFADALDAKFHSRGIKLAAGISTLVVSLFYLIPQMVGAGVLIQPLFGFAPWVGVVLVGTVVILIVVTAGMVSTTWVQFLKGSLLVFFSLILTVMILNGGLETRSGGNDGHEFLSYGPIAKDRLDRVLPGWRSNGTNDPGSRAEDRPTAPGRLLRNPPSPDAGGTEPQVLMPVVVPPEGDGWKDRPYVRTRDDKGETIVWSISENPEGAVTLREAQTVTKTADGKTLVNGQPKGTKAGEPELHPVGHISRLPEGATKTGPLSPTGYLATLQQSEVVLWREDPVAIKQADGSAVTVFTQKPTPGNEILRPGETAAFKGIRSPYLKDKINFLSLMLALFCGTASLPHILIRYYTVKDAAAARKSTIVGIASIGAFYVLTLYLGLGAMTSGALDVTNSNMAAPLLARSMSQWLFATISGIAFTTVLGTVSGLILAAAGAVTHDLVGHVFRIELDDSEKVRLAKLASVVVGAVAIVLGIVFMKMNVTYLVGWAFSVAASANLPSLVMLLFWKGVTRQGVIAAVTVGMTSSLAWILLSADTYKEIYKLNPADAPVPFSQPGIVTIPLGFLTLIVVSLLTRGWDSRRDPSAA, encoded by the coding sequence ATGATCTACGAACCGAGCTTCGTCGCCGTCGCCATCTTCGGCCTCTTCGTGGCCTTCACGCTGGGACTCAGCTTCTACCTGGGGGGGAAGGCAAAGTCGGCCCAGGGATACTTCGCCGCCCACGGGCAGATCCCGTGGTTCGTGAACGGAATCGCGTTCGCCGGAGACTATCTCTCGGCGGCGTCGTTCCTCGGGATCTGCGGGATGATCGCCTTCTACGGTTACGACGGGTTCCTGTACTCGATCGGCTATCTCGCCGGATGGATCGTGGCCCTGTTTGTGATCGCCGAGCCGATGAAGGCCCTCGGAAAGTTCACGTTCGCCGACGCCCTCGACGCGAAGTTCCATTCGCGGGGAATCAAGCTGGCGGCCGGCATCAGCACGCTGGTCGTGAGTCTGTTTTACCTCATCCCCCAGATGGTCGGCGCGGGGGTCCTGATCCAGCCGCTGTTCGGGTTCGCTCCGTGGGTCGGCGTCGTGCTCGTCGGGACGGTCGTGATCCTGATCGTCGTCACCGCCGGGATGGTCTCGACGACGTGGGTCCAGTTCCTCAAGGGGTCGCTGCTCGTCTTCTTCAGCCTGATCCTGACCGTGATGATCCTGAACGGCGGACTCGAGACGCGGTCCGGCGGGAACGACGGCCACGAGTTCCTCTCCTACGGGCCGATCGCGAAGGACCGGCTCGACCGGGTCCTGCCGGGATGGCGCTCGAACGGGACGAACGATCCCGGATCGCGGGCCGAGGACCGGCCGACGGCACCCGGCCGACTCCTCCGGAACCCGCCGTCGCCGGACGCGGGCGGCACGGAGCCGCAGGTCCTCATGCCGGTCGTGGTTCCGCCGGAGGGGGACGGGTGGAAGGACCGGCCCTATGTCCGGACGCGGGATGACAAGGGCGAGACCATCGTCTGGTCGATCAGCGAGAATCCGGAGGGGGCGGTCACGCTCCGCGAGGCGCAGACCGTGACCAAGACGGCGGACGGGAAGACGCTGGTCAACGGACAGCCGAAGGGGACCAAGGCCGGAGAGCCGGAGCTGCATCCGGTCGGGCATATCAGCCGCCTGCCGGAGGGGGCGACGAAGACCGGGCCTCTCTCTCCGACGGGCTACCTGGCGACGCTGCAGCAGAGCGAGGTTGTCCTGTGGCGGGAGGATCCGGTCGCCATCAAGCAGGCGGACGGCAGCGCCGTGACGGTCTTCACCCAGAAACCGACGCCGGGGAACGAAATTCTTCGCCCCGGCGAGACGGCGGCGTTCAAGGGGATCCGCAGTCCGTACCTGAAGGACAAGATCAACTTCCTGTCGCTCATGCTGGCCCTGTTCTGCGGCACCGCATCGCTGCCGCACATCCTGATCCGCTACTACACGGTCAAGGATGCCGCCGCGGCCCGCAAGAGCACGATTGTCGGGATCGCCAGCATCGGAGCGTTCTACGTCCTGACGCTCTATCTGGGGCTGGGGGCGATGACCAGCGGCGCGCTCGACGTGACGAACTCGAACATGGCGGCGCCGCTCCTGGCCCGCAGCATGAGCCAGTGGCTGTTCGCGACGATCTCCGGCATCGCCTTCACAACGGTCCTGGGGACCGTGAGCGGCCTGATCCTGGCGGCGGCGGGGGCCGTCACGCACGACCTGGTGGGGCACGTCTTCCGCATCGAGCTCGACGATTCGGAGAAGGTCCGCCTGGCGAAGCTGGCGTCCGTGGTCGTCGGCGCGGTGGCGATCGTCCTGGGGATCGTCTTCATGAAGATGAACGTCACCTACCTCGTCGGCTGGGCGTTCAGCGTGGCGGCCTCGGCGAACCTGCCGTCGCTCGTGATGTTGCTGTTCTGGAAGGGAGTGACGCGGCAGGGAGTGATCGCCGCGGTGACGGTCGGGATGACGAGTTCGCTCGCCTGGATCCTGCTCAGTGCCGACACCTACAAGGAGATCTACAAGCTCAATCCCGCCGACGCCCCGGTCCCGTTCAGCCAGCCGGGGATCGTCACGATCCCGCTCGGCTTCCTGACGCTGATCGTCGTCTCGCTCCTGACGCGGGGGTGGGACAGCCGCCGCGATCCGTCGGCAGCTTAG
- a CDS encoding DUF1559 domain-containing protein, with translation MRSLSVRSAALACALVLIGCDQTAPNAPPAPAAPPAPPATVTAAPVPMPTPPVTGTPSAVPMPSPPGEASPPAVPLPDPKPMSDAKPAAEPKSAATASPAREPAALPASPPVATTPVKAVAAPGATQVVAQADPPAPRRELPVPDLAALPEVRLIGNDAVLVSVLHIDRIRKWPVIDVMRKAGALKEPEREMQQFGLTLDDFVRATVVVDQELVNLIAKQAGLAVRLEEGAAAVQQVGELRNNLKQIGLSFHNYHDVFGKLPRSDGDGEGQKTGLSWRVHILPFLDQAALYNQFHLDEAWDSEHNKALIERMPKVYQSPGVDEPGKTSVHVFTGKGTPFDGDTGKGFRDFTDGLSNTLFAVLAGPDTAEIWTKPGGLPFDSDKAEKNKGALGKLPAGEIQALFADGACRPLPVGIDPQTLTNMIQMNDGNVVDLPEAGMGSLRHEPMPTLVVSFGKNLDRALIAKAAPSQVDVDGETLYVGPGVSVWIADDRTAVAGMQKTVERLIRNRKARPEAPPIAVRLVDLGADASLAVDIRSQSALLEQVAATNPLLGIVTQIESLLLNANVTKPAGETLLELVATTSDDESAKTLSQIVTPALKAAKQQYRQLPIPPQTTPEAQSGKALADKVVSSAAVTQEKTQVALRIPVPEGFETLPDLLKPAVAEAQAAAERSQRRNNIKMLGIAFHSFHEVHNMFPGAGRGAEKGGALSWRVHLLPYIDEAALYNQFHLDEPWDSPHNKTLIEKMPALFQVKGIDKPGMTSLHVFTGKGAPFADDRTPAIRDYTDGTSNTALVVEAAPDTAQIWTKPGGLDFDPKKPLEALGKLPEDFFLMLLTDGSVRTVSRNIDQQTLRRLIEFQDGEPLSDF, from the coding sequence ATGCGCTCTCTTTCGGTCCGCTCCGCCGCACTGGCCTGCGCGCTCGTCCTGATCGGCTGCGATCAGACCGCTCCCAACGCCCCACCGGCTCCCGCGGCTCCTCCTGCCCCCCCGGCCACGGTCACGGCCGCGCCCGTTCCGATGCCGACCCCTCCGGTGACCGGCACCCCCTCTGCGGTCCCCATGCCGAGCCCGCCGGGCGAAGCGTCGCCCCCTGCGGTCCCGCTGCCGGACCCGAAGCCGATGTCGGATGCGAAACCGGCGGCGGAGCCCAAGTCCGCCGCGACCGCGTCACCCGCCAGAGAACCGGCGGCCTTGCCCGCCTCTCCCCCGGTCGCCACGACGCCAGTCAAAGCGGTCGCCGCTCCCGGCGCGACGCAGGTCGTCGCCCAGGCCGATCCACCTGCCCCGCGGCGTGAACTCCCCGTCCCGGATCTGGCGGCCCTTCCTGAAGTCCGGCTGATCGGCAACGACGCCGTCCTCGTCTCGGTCCTGCACATCGATCGCATCCGCAAGTGGCCGGTCATCGACGTTATGCGGAAGGCGGGCGCCTTGAAAGAACCCGAGCGGGAGATGCAGCAGTTCGGCCTGACCCTGGACGACTTCGTGCGGGCCACGGTTGTCGTCGATCAGGAACTGGTGAACCTGATCGCCAAGCAGGCGGGGCTGGCGGTCCGGCTCGAGGAAGGAGCGGCCGCCGTCCAGCAGGTCGGAGAACTCCGCAATAACCTCAAGCAGATCGGACTGAGCTTTCACAACTACCACGATGTCTTCGGAAAGCTGCCGCGATCCGATGGAGACGGCGAAGGGCAGAAGACGGGACTGAGCTGGAGGGTTCACATCCTCCCCTTCCTGGACCAGGCGGCGCTCTACAACCAGTTTCACCTGGACGAAGCCTGGGACAGCGAGCACAACAAGGCGCTGATCGAGAGGATGCCGAAGGTCTACCAGTCCCCCGGCGTGGACGAGCCGGGCAAGACCTCCGTGCACGTCTTCACGGGGAAGGGAACGCCGTTCGACGGCGACACGGGAAAGGGCTTCCGGGACTTCACCGACGGACTATCCAACACCCTGTTCGCGGTCCTGGCCGGCCCGGACACGGCCGAGATCTGGACGAAGCCCGGTGGACTCCCTTTCGACTCCGACAAGGCGGAGAAGAACAAGGGGGCGCTGGGCAAGCTCCCCGCGGGGGAGATCCAGGCCCTGTTTGCCGACGGCGCCTGCCGGCCGCTCCCGGTCGGGATCGATCCCCAGACCCTGACCAACATGATCCAGATGAACGACGGGAATGTCGTGGATCTCCCCGAGGCTGGGATGGGAAGCTTGCGGCATGAGCCGATGCCGACCCTGGTCGTGAGCTTCGGGAAGAACCTGGACCGGGCCCTGATCGCCAAGGCGGCGCCGAGCCAGGTCGATGTCGACGGGGAGACGCTCTACGTCGGCCCCGGAGTTTCGGTGTGGATTGCCGACGACAGGACCGCCGTGGCAGGGATGCAGAAGACCGTCGAGCGGCTGATCCGCAACCGGAAGGCCAGACCGGAGGCTCCGCCGATCGCGGTCCGGCTGGTCGATCTCGGGGCGGACGCCTCGCTGGCGGTCGATATCCGCTCCCAGTCGGCCCTCCTGGAGCAGGTCGCGGCGACGAACCCGCTGCTGGGGATCGTGACGCAGATCGAGTCCCTCCTGCTCAACGCGAATGTCACGAAGCCGGCAGGGGAGACCTTGCTGGAACTGGTGGCGACGACCTCCGACGACGAGTCCGCCAAGACGCTGTCGCAGATCGTGACCCCCGCGCTGAAGGCGGCCAAGCAGCAATACCGTCAGCTTCCCATTCCCCCCCAGACGACCCCCGAGGCCCAGTCGGGGAAAGCGCTGGCGGACAAGGTCGTGAGTTCGGCCGCGGTGACGCAGGAGAAGACGCAGGTGGCGCTCCGGATCCCGGTCCCCGAAGGCTTCGAGACCCTGCCGGATCTGCTGAAGCCGGCCGTGGCGGAGGCGCAGGCCGCGGCGGAACGGTCCCAGCGGCGGAACAATATCAAGATGCTGGGGATCGCCTTCCACAGCTTCCACGAAGTCCACAACATGTTTCCGGGGGCCGGCCGCGGGGCGGAGAAGGGCGGGGCGCTCAGCTGGCGGGTCCACCTGCTGCCGTACATCGACGAGGCGGCCCTGTACAACCAGTTCCACCTCGACGAGCCGTGGGACAGCCCGCACAACAAGACGCTGATCGAGAAGATGCCGGCGCTCTTCCAGGTCAAGGGGATCGACAAGCCGGGGATGACGTCGCTGCACGTCTTCACCGGCAAGGGAGCGCCCTTTGCGGACGATCGCACTCCGGCGATTCGCGACTACACGGACGGGACGTCGAACACCGCTCTGGTGGTTGAAGCGGCTCCCGACACCGCCCAGATCTGGACGAAACCGGGCGGGCTCGACTTCGATCCCAAGAAGCCGCTGGAAGCGCTCGGCAAGCTGCCCGAGGACTTTTTCCTGATGCTCCTCACGGACGGGTCGGTGCGGACGGTCTCCAGGAACATCGATCAGCAGACCCTGCGACGGCTCATCGAGTTCCAGGACGGCGAACCGCTCAGCGACTTCTGA
- a CDS encoding DUF485 domain-containing protein gives MSRNARLGLVLFVIYLALYGGFVFLNAFSPKTMEWTPVGGINLAILYGFGLIIAALVMSLLYGALAADEPPRTGPTT, from the coding sequence ATGTCCCGGAATGCGCGGCTGGGTCTGGTGCTGTTCGTCATCTATCTCGCCCTGTACGGCGGCTTCGTGTTCCTGAACGCCTTCTCGCCGAAAACGATGGAGTGGACCCCCGTCGGCGGGATCAACCTGGCGATCCTCTACGGCTTCGGCCTCATCATCGCCGCGCTCGTCATGTCGCTGCTCTACGGCGCGCTCGCCGCCGATGAGCCCCCCCGGACCGGCCCCACGACCTGA